GGGACTTGTCATTGAGACCGCCGTAGGCCGCGAACACATCAAAGGCATTGTTGTACTGCAGCGGGCTGAGTGGCCCCTCACTGGGGAACACTCCACTGGGGCTCCCCTGACCCTGGAGGCTTGGAAACACAAACTCCTTAGCATTAGGAGAGAGTGCCGAGGCCTTCTGCTGCTGGCCCAGGCCGTACAGAGAGAGCATGGAGGTGGACATGGCTTTTTGCTTCAGCAGGGTGTTCACATTCAGCCCGAGGTTGTTGGTGGGGGAGGTGCGGGCCACCTTGTTGCAGTTTCCTCCGTTGCCACCATTACTGTTGTTGCGGCCGGAGCTCTTCATCTTGGTGGAGCCGAACTTGGTGGCTGCAAAGGTGGCGGTGGTAAAGGTTATAGGCTGGGTGGAGCGTGGCATGAAGGAGGGGCTGACAGCCGCAGACTGCCCAAAGGGTGGTGAGGGAGAGCTGGACTCAGAACAGGCCCCAATAGGGTCACTGATGGGCATGAAGACCTGGGCCTCTGGGTTGAAGCTGTTCTTGATCTCCTTGTCCAGCTCGGACCCGTTCTCATTGTTATCGTCCACGTACAGCACCTTGACCGGCCCCTTCTCCCCAATCTGGTAGGACACCTCGAAGGGGTCAATCCACACACTAAGGTCCTGAGGGAGGTTATTCCGGACATCGTCAATGTCCAGGCCACTCTCCTTGGCTGCCTGCTCCACCACAGGGTCCACCTTCTCCCCTACATGGATGCACCTGTACCCAGAGCCCTTATATGGCTTATCAGTGTACCAGTGACCTTCATACTTCTTCTTCAGCTGCCTCTCAAGCTCCTCGCCAAAGATGTTCACACGCCTTCTGGGGAGTTTGTTGTACAAATAGGAAATAATAAAGTTGAGGGCTACTTGGATTTCAAGCTGCATAGCTGCTTCACGGTTGCGGCAGGTTGTTTTTTCGTTATGGAGTTGGTATTCCTGAGTGTTGCAAAAACCTCCAAGGCAGTGGTAATCAGTTTGGGCCAAACAGGGACACTGATTAAGTGCTGGTTGCTGAAACCAATGTCCTTCCTTTCACAGGGTAGGGTTCCTAAACCTGGAATAAGAGGGAAAAGACATTAAGCATTTACAAAAAAAAGATGCTATACGGCTAAATCTACTGTCCAATATTATAACTGCATATTCATACAAGTAATATGTATGAGTCCACccatacaaaaaatacaaatgtatgcAAGCATGAATAAGTCCCTTTGGATATggtttgctaaatggcatattattttAGCTCAGTTGGAAAGCTGTTGGCCTTATAAGCCTGATTGCATTTACAGTTCAGCCATTCGCATTGCTGTGTCTAGGTAGGCTGTACAACATAAGCAGTTATAAATAGGGCTGTGTCCCCCAGCGGTTTTCTAGCATTAGTGACAACTAAAGGCAAGCATAGTTGACCTCTGGACAATGGTGGCTCATGGCCCTTTTTAACGCAATTAAAACAATTTAGCCAAAATGATCCGAGACATTGTATCCTCACCCGATATAATCTATTTGAGAAACAATTATACACTCACGTCCCCAATTCATCTGATATGAGGAGATGGAATAATAATATTGGTTAGTGATGGTAACAGGAGAAACCGGGCACAAACATTGGCTAGAATGTAAGCGAGCAGCTGGTGAGCTGAACTAGCTGCAATCGCAGATAGCCTTGTTACGTAATCCTCATTGAATTTCTGATCACGACCATAGCTAGCTAGATGCCTTTATTAGAAATGACTGGTAATACTAGCTATATCTATATGAGATTATACGAATGGTCAAAACGTCCAATCCAAATCCTTATCCTAGTTTGCTTCACTTGAATCCAACCAATAACGTCGCTAGCTAGCTTTAACGCAATGGTTAGCTAGCTACGCAACCAGGATATGAAGGGGATATAGGCTAAACTGCAGCTGGCATACCGGAGGTTTTAGCCTGATAAATACAGTGAAGGGGATTCACGCTCAAAGGATAAGGTGTGTTGGCTTGCCCCAAATATCCTTTAAGGTTGTTCAAGTACCACCAAGGTAGCTAAAACGCTGGTTCTGGATTTTAGACTAAATTAGACTGATTTATGAGTTTCTAGCTAGCCATCTAGATATCACACTATCGTTAGTTATAGAAGTTAACGCCTTAGCTAGTAGCTACCACGTTAACCAACCTAACGTTAGCTACCCAACCAAAACAAGACATAGAATGCGGTCGTTAGCTTGTCAAATCCCTGGAGACAAGCTAATGCTTAATGACTGCCTTGCTAACGACTTATATTGAAGTGAAGATAATTATACTTACATTTAGAGTTAAACAAATTTACATCAGGTCCTTGCACTGTCTGAAGACCGATTGAATGGCTtgctaacgtaacaaaataacGAGATGGTTACTTCCTTCTTGTACAAAATCTACTGCTGTAACTATAAATCTAAATGATTATTCCAGTCGAGTTATGTGGAGGTCAATTGGAGTTTTTGAATATATCTGTTATCAATTCGATATTGCTAACTCCCTACTGCCTGGGAGTTTTTACAACTCTGCCCTTTAAATTGCGGACTGGCTTGTTTATATAGGTTGTACTCCGCCACGGACATAAAGTAGGCGGTGATATGGCTCTCAGAGGTCAACACCAAATAACGCTATTCTATTGGCCAAACTCGTCTCTCGTCATTCGCGAACTACTTCATCTTACGTTCCAATTGTAGGTTCTGCAAGTCAGTCAATAATAAGGGTCTATTACGGTAGTGGTAAGCTTTTCATGTTCATTGGGACTACATATTGTTGTCATAATGTTGAATGAAGATTGTTTAGATACTGAACATAAATAACTTATTTGGTGGTTTATGTACAATGAAAGTAGTAAATCAAAGAAAACTCATTTGTATAGCAAACCAACTGACACTGAAACGGGTTAGATATATTGACTCAAATATCAGAGACAATGATTTGTTGTAGTTGCTCTAATTATGGCCGAAGATTGCGCGTGCATGATTATTTCGGAAATTCAATAAGCGTTGTGAGACGTTGTGCCAAAAAGTATGTAGAAAGGGAGAAGTAGTGCACAGACAGTTTGGCGGAAGGACATATGTCACCGTGTAGGAATTTgctctgttcaaatcaaattgtgtttgGTCGCGTACaaatattttgcagatgttatcgcaggtgcagcgaaacgCTGAtgtttccagctccaacagtgaagtaatatctaacaatgcaacatgtgtgtacagcagtagttatataggatgaaccttgactagaatacagtatatcacaggaggctgctaagGGGAGGATTACCCATAATAATACCCAGAACTGTGCGATTGGAATGGCATcagacacatggaaaccatgtgtttgatgtatttgataccattccactcatactgctccagccattaccactagtctgtcctccccagttaaggtgccgccaacctcctgtgcagtattgtaagtaagaatatgttctttaactgactcgcctagttaaataaaggttaaataaacaatatatatataaatacacatatgaagtgggtaaaacagtatgtaaacatgtttaaagtgaccagtgttcaatgactatgtgccgtgtcttcagaaagtattcatacccctcgacttattccacattttgttgtgttacttctAAAATcatggttttagacatttttgcaaatgtattataaatgaaatacagaaatatctcatttacataagtattcacacacctgagtgaatgcatgttagaatcacctgtgattacagctttgagtcgttcTGTGTAagtttaagagctttgcacacctggattgtacagtcaagttggttgttgatcattgctagacagccattttcaagtcttgccatagactttCGAGACGATTTAAgtgaaaactgtaactaggccactctggaacattcaaatgcatcttggtaagcaacgccagtgtatatttggccttgtgttttaggttattgtcctgctgaaaggtgaatttgtctcccagtgtctattggaaagcagactgaaccaggttttcctctaggattttgcctgtgcttatctctGTTCCgcttctttttatcctaaaaagtCCCTAGTCCtttccgatgacaagcatacccataacatgatacagccaccatcatgcttgaaaatacgaagagtgatactcagtgatgtgtttgaTTTGTCTGAaagataacactttgtattcaggacataaagttaatttctttgccacattttgtgcAGTTTTACTTATgtgctttgttgcaaacaggatgaatgtttttggaatatttatattctgtacaaGCAACCTTCTTTTcacactgtcatttaggttactattgtggagtaactacaatgttgttgatccatcctcagttttctcctatcgcagccattcaactctgtaactgttttaaagtcaccataggcctcatggtgaaatccctgagcggtttccttcctctctgacaactgagttaggaaggacgcttgtatctttggagtgactgggtgtattgatacaccatccaaagtgtaattaataacttccccatgctcaaagggatattcaatgtcagatttaaatttttacccatctaccaataggtgtccttctttgcgaggcattgtaaaaacctccctggtctttgtggttgaatctgtttttgaaattcactgctcgactgagggaccttacagataattgtatgtgtggggtatagagatgaggtaatcattattgcacacagttagtccatgcaacttatgtgacttgttaagctaatttttactcctgaacacgtcaaggcttgctataacaaagggtttgaatactcaTTGACTCACGACATTTCAGCTtttgatttttaattaatttgtaaaggggtgtgaatactttctgaaatcaCTGAGGGCAGCAATCtgtaaggtgcagggtagagtaccgggtggtagccggctagtaacagtgattaagttcagggtagagtaccgggtggtagccggctagtaacagtgattaagttcagggtagggtactgggcggaggccagcTAGTTATTACTAtttaacagcctgatggcctggagatagaagctgtttttcagtctctctgtcccagctttgatgcacctgtactgtttccgccttctagatggtagcgagGCGAACAatccgtggctcgggtggctgaggttcACTTATGTCCTTGGATCATTGGCTGTACAGGCTGTAGAGCTTTCCAATGACATTTTGATATGCCTTGGCTTGTTGTGACTACTGATTGGGAAGCACGCTCTGAACTGTATACGCCCCTATCTGAAGTTACAGGGTTATATTGAACTCTCTTTCCTAAGCCTTAGGAGTGCAAGAGAGGAATGGATATTGTGAAATGAATGGACATTAGAGAAAAAGATGCAGATTGGGTCCTTGCTTAGCAAATAGGATATTATGTGTGAGTGTAACCTTTCACTGTTAAACAGTAGGCTAAAGTTCCCTAGGCTACCAGCTATAGCGTTTCCTATGATGAAACTTAGTTTTAAGGTCATGGTCTGTGGGACTGTGTGAGTGGTTTTGTTGCACAATGgcccagctctgtctgtctgtggctctgtgCTCTTACAAAGCAGCTGTGTCGAGCTTaagctatttctctctctctctgctagaccTAAGGTGTTTGACGTCACAGCCCACTCTTACCTAACATGGACTCCAGAGCTCTAGGTTTGCACAATAAACACAACACCGCATGAATGAATTATACAGTTGGGGAAAGGTtcaggggagggagggtgtgttTTAGAGGGGAACGGATCTGAGACTGAATAGTATATCCTGCCCCAAATACCCAGACAAAAGGGGACAGAATGTTTCAG
The sequence above is a segment of the Oncorhynchus kisutch isolate 150728-3 linkage group LG25, Okis_V2, whole genome shotgun sequence genome. Coding sequences within it:
- the LOC109870184 gene encoding protein Tob1 yields the protein MQLEIQVALNFIISYLYNKLPRRRVNIFGEELERQLKKKYEGHWYTDKPYKGSGYRCIHVGEKVDPVVEQAAKESGLDIDDVRNNLPQDLSVWIDPFEVSYQIGEKGPVKVLYVDDNNENGSELDKEIKNSFNPEAQVFMPISDPIGACSESSSPSPPFGQSAAVSPSFMPRSTQPITFTTATFAATKFGSTKMKSSGRNNSNGGNGGNCNKVARTSPTNNLGLNVNTLLKQKAMSTSMLSLYGLGQQQKASALSPNAKEFVFPSLQGQGSPSGVFPSEGPLSPLQYNNAFDVFAAYGGLNDKSLMDGLNFSLGNMQYSNQQFQPVMAN